CGGGTTGCCACCGCTCCACGCATCGGGGACTTCCTTCCGGAGAGTGAGCCCCTGCGCCGACACCTCGATGATTATGTGATTCTCTATTCTTGTCATACCTACATTGTATGTACTCTGTAGGTACAGAGTCAATAGTATGTAGACACAAAGAAACGCCCCGCCATCCGTGGAGGACAGCGGGGCATCTTTACTGGTCTACGTGCTCGAGCGGGTAGTGGATCGTGTTGTGCGGTCGTGGCGGGTGCCTGCGGTCGTACTCGATGGCGTCACGCTCGGCCTGATCCGTGGGCACGGTGTTAGTCGATGGCTCGGTGTTCGCCGTCGCCGGGTTTCGGGCCGTTGGTTTTGGACGCAACACCTGCAGCGGTGACGATGGCCGCAACCATGGCGGTCACCCATTCGCCCATAGTGATGAGCTCCCCGCCAGCGGACACCTCAGTGACGGACGCGCCGATGACGACGGCTGCTGGTGCGATGAAGGCAATGATCGCCTTCGCGTAATAGTTGAGTTGCTCGCTCATGGTGTGACCTCCTGGTCTTCGGTGGGGATGAGCACGGGGACGTACTGGTCGAAGCTGGCGTCCACTGCCTCACGGAGCACTTCGGACGCTTCATCCTTGGAGAGTCTGCTGCCCTTGACGGCTAGCTTGGTGAGCGCGTCGAGCTTGGCGTCGGTCGTGGCCTGTTTGAGTGAGAGCGCGTCGATCTTCGCGTTCTGTCGTGCTCGCTCATGAGGCGCCCACGCGAAGTAGGTGCGAGCCGTTGACTCCTTGCCGTTGTAGCTACCCTTGAGCGTGATGGGTGCGTCAAGGGTTCCGTTTGCGATCTTGGTTACTTCGCTTGCTGGGATGGACATTTCCCACCACTCTTTCGGTTTGGGTTTTGCGGGGATAGATGGTTTTAGGACAGCGCCGCCGCCACCGGGTTTGCCCCCGGCAAGGATGCGGTTGATGCCCTCGATGATTTTCGGGATCTGCCTGTAGATGTAGTCTCCGCAGCACGCTGTCGGTACATGATCCATGTGCCCGTAATACGTGAGACTGCCGAACTCGCGCTCAAGGTCAGCGCAGAGCTCCATTACGGTTTCGAGCGTGCCTGGTGGGAGGTTCGGGTCTATCTCGAATCCGATGGTGGCACCGTTGCCGAAGTTGGTCCCTGCGTGCCATGCTGCCCGTGTTGGTGCGACGAGGCAGGCAGCACGGCGGCCGGAGATGACATAGTGCGCGCTGGTCCCGCTGGCACGGTTGCGGTCGATGAGGAACGCGATAACACCCTCGAAGGTCTGGTTCCACTCGGGCAGTCCCCACCAATGGAAGGTGCCGCCTGTTGGCCTCGAGGGGTAACCATATGCTTGTCGCGTCGACTGGAACGGCGACGTGTACCGTGTGATCAGTTCGTAAGCCATGGCGTGCCTCCTGTGGCGTTAGGGTGTCGGCACCGGCATGGGTGCTGGTGCTGGTTCGTTGCAGACGTCGGGCACGGAGAGGGTGCGCCCGTCCGTGGTCATGATGATGAGCGAGGTTCCCTCGCACGTCGAGGATTCGATGACCCCATCTGCTGGTGCGGGGTCTCCGGGATCACCCTTGGGGCCGGGGACGGTCGAGTCAGCGCCGTCCGTGCCGGGTGCGCCAGCAGGCCCGGGAATGGTTGAGTCCTTACCGGGAGGTCCGGGGATAAGCGAGTCCATGCCCGGTGCGCCTTGGATCCCTTGCATACCGATTTCGCCGATGATCGATTCACCGTCCGAGCCATCTTTGCCATCTTTGCCATCCTTGCCGTCTTTGGCCGGTGGAGGGTTGCGCCCGTCGATGCCGT
This region of Arthrobacter roseus genomic DNA includes:
- a CDS encoding N-acetylmuramoyl-L-alanine amidase yields the protein MAYELITRYTSPFQSTRQAYGYPSRPTGGTFHWWGLPEWNQTFEGVIAFLIDRNRASGTSAHYVISGRRAACLVAPTRAAWHAGTNFGNGATIGFEIDPNLPPGTLETVMELCADLEREFGSLTYYGHMDHVPTACCGDYIYRQIPKIIEGINRILAGGKPGGGGAVLKPSIPAKPKPKEWWEMSIPASEVTKIANGTLDAPITLKGSYNGKESTARTYFAWAPHERARQNAKIDALSLKQATTDAKLDALTKLAVKGSRLSKDEASEVLREAVDASFDQYVPVLIPTEDQEVTP